The DNA window CATCGGGCCAGACGGCGCGGCGACCCGTTCTGCACCAACCGCGACCGTCGGGACCCAACCAGTGCAGCAACCGGCGGTGGGTCACCGGCGGCGGCGCAACCCAACCGTAAGGGTTGACCTTCCAACACGGCGGCAGGGTCGGCGGCCCGCCTCCGGTGATGGGCCGGCGCCCGGCACGCCAGCTCCTCCTCCGGCACTGCCCACAGCAAGCGGCCAGCGAGTGGTGGTGGCGAGGCGCAGCTCTCCAACCGACCCGGCTGCGCACAAACGGCGCAAACCACAGCAGCTCGCAGTTTGCAATGCAAAGggttccccccccgccgccaaaCTGGGTCCCGGCGGTCCCGGCACTGGCGGTAATGCCCGTAAAGCGGTTGAGTCGGTGAGGTCCAACCGCGCCAAGCGGGGTAACCGCCCGCCACCGCCCCGGCGGGGACCCCGCTCCAAGAGGTTGTGATCCAAGGTGAGGGTGGCCAAAACTGGCCATGCCGGCCACTGCCTCCCACGGCAAGGCCGCAAATTTGTTATGGGAGAGGTCGAGATCCTCCACCGTGGCGGCGAAGGCGGCGAAGGCAGCAGGTTCGATGGCGGCCAGTTGGTTGTTGGCCAAGATGAGGTGGCGGAGGCTGGCCAAGCCCCGCAGCTGCGCCCCCGCTCAGCGCCGGCAGCCGGTTGCCGTCCAGGTGGGAGGGCGCGGAGGGCACAGAGATCGGCGAAGGCGCCGGGTGCCAACCGGCGCAGCCCGTTGCGGGAGAGGGTGAGGTGGACCAGGCTGCTCATGTTGGCGAAGTCGGCGCGTCCCACGGCGCCGATGAAGTTGTCGGCAAGACGCAGCTCCACGGCGGCGCGGTCCAGGGTGGTGTGGCACGGCCAGGAGGCCGGTGCGGGGCGGCAGAGGAGGTGGGGttgggggcggccgcggggcagaGACAGCGGGGGGGGCAGCGGTGGGACCCCGCCACCGCCCCCAGCATCACCAGGGGGACCAGCAGCTTTGCCATCCCtccgccggccccggcggcgcctTGCGGGCGAGGGGGGGGACAGGGTCAGGCCGcggggcaggatcaggcccaaggggggggcaggggccNNNNNNNNNNNNNNNNNNNNNNNNNNNNNNNNNNNNNNNNNNNNNNNNNNNNNNNNNNNNNNNNNNNNNNNNNNNNNNNNNNNNNNNNNNNNNNNNNNNNNNNNNNNNNNNNNNNNNNNNNNNNNNNNNNNNNNNNNNNNNNNNNNNNNNNNNNNNNNNNNNNNNNNNNNNNNNNNNNNNNNNNNNNNNNNNNNNNNNNNNNNNNNNNNNNNNNNNNNNNNNNNNNNNNNNNNNNNNNNNNNNNNNNNNNNNNNNNNNNNNNNNNNNNNNNNNNNNNNNNNNNNNNNNNNNNNNNNNNNNNNNNNNNNNNNNNNNNNNNNNNNNNNNNNNNNNNNNNNNNNNNNNNNNNNNNNNNNNNNNNNNNNNNNNNNNNNNNNNNNNNNNNNNNNNNNNNNNNNNNNNNNNNNNNNNNNNNNNNNNNNNNNNNNNNNNNNNNNNNNNNNNNNNNNNNNNNNNNNNNNNNNNNNNNNNNNNNNNNNNNNNNNNNNNNNNNNNNNNNNAATACAGCCCAGTACGGCTCCACACACTCCAGTACAGCCCAGAACAGCCCAGTACGGCTGCATACACTCCAGTATGGCCCAGTACAGCCCAGTCTAGGCCAGTACAGCCCAGTATCAACCTGGTAATACCCCACACGGCCCATTACAGTCTAATAaggcccagcacagcccagtatGGCCCAGTACAACCCAATACAGCCCAGTAGGAGCTAGAACAGGCTGCACAGCCTAGCATGGACCAGTACAAGCCAGCATGGGCCAGTACAAGCTAGTACAGCCCTGTAAGGACCAGTACAACCCAGTATAAGTCAGCAtgggccagcacagcccagtatGGCTGAGGatggcccagcacagcccagtatGGTCCAGTACAACCCAGTACAGCCCAGTACAACATAATATAGGACAGTATAGATCAGTatggcccagcacagcccagtatggcccagtacaacccagtaagaCCCAGCATATCCCAATATGGCTCAGCACATCCCAGAACAGCCCAGCATGGCCCAGTACAGGACTGCACAGCCCAGTACAGACCCAGTACAGACCAGTACAGGACTGCACAGCCCAGTATGGCCCAGTACAGACCAGTACAGGACACAACGACCCAGGGACCCCCTCTGCCGGtgcctccctcagcccccggtgCCCCCCCTCGGGTAACCCCCCCCTCTGGTGTCCCCCCCTCCTCTAACCCACCCCCCCTCCCGTAACCGCCCCCCCCGGTACCCCGAGCCCCGGTAaccggcccccccacccccccagtgaAGGCTCCCGGTACCTGGGGGGGGCTCATCCCACGGACGCTCCCATCGTGGCTCCGAGTGCGGCACTGGCCAGggcggggagaggcggggggcCACCGGGCCCGGTCAGGCCTCGCCCCGGCGGGGGccatgtgctggggggggggcaccggggaggagggggcaccGGGCCCGGTTGTAGCGGGGTTGGGGGAGGGGCGATGGGATGGGGGGATGCCGGTACCGGGGTGGGGGAGCACCGGGATGCcgggctcggggtgggggggggtggacCGAGATGCCGGCCCGGGCTGATGGCGGGCGGGGCGGAtgcggtgcgggggggggggaggcggccccgggatggcggcggggcggccccggtgcgggtgccggtgccggtgcagCCCCAGTCCCGCCGGcacaggccgccgccgccgctcggagCCGCAgagccgccggggcggggcggggcgggggccggcgggcgggcccacggacggacggacggacccACGGAGGGAAGCGGGACGGGCTCTGCTCCCCCGCACCGGCGCGGCCCCGGAGCCACCGGTCCCTCTGTCCGTCGGtccctgtccgtctgtcctcCCCCGGCCCTCggtcctccctccctccgtctgtccgtccctccttccttccctccatcaagtccttcctccctccctccctccctctgtctgtccgtccctccctccacctccccatTCCCCCTCTGTCCCTCTGTCTGTCCCTGTCTGTGTGTGtcgtgtcccccgtcccccccgctgGGAACACGGGGGACGCGTGACCGGAGCCGTtgggggacagtggggatgggctgggggacactgggggacactgggaacCGGGGTCGTGCGCTCCGTGGTCAGGGCCACCGAGTCATGGCCCCACAGCCCCGCCCCCATAGGCCCCGCCCCAGCCCACCTGAAGCCTCGCCCCTTCCAAGTCCCGCCCCCTTCAAGCCCCGCCCCCGGAGAGGGGCCCCGGCGCGGGAGGGGAGAGGGTGAAGCCGAGGGGGCGTGGCCCATGGGAGGGGAGGTGCGGTCTAGGCCCAGAGAGGGGCGTGGGCTGAGACGGGGCGTAGTCTCGGGAGGGACGTAGCGGGGACGGGGCGTGGCCGGCGCAAAGGGGAGGGGCCgcgctgccccctccccgctccaCGCGACGCCGCGAGGGCCGCTCCCCCGCGCTCCCATTGGCAGCGCCGCGGCCCAATGGCgagccggggcggggccgcgAGAGGCGGACAACCCCGCCGCCGGAAGCGGCGGTCCCACCCCGTTGCCCTCCCATTGGCTGCGGCCGTGCGGTTGGCGGAAAGGGCGGGCCGTGGCGGTgggcgcatgcgcggtggggcggtgaCGCACCGTACGTGCCGTGCGTGCTGACGTTGCGCGGCGGCGACGGTGGTGAGTGAGGAGCGGCCCCAGCTCCGAGGCCCCTGCCCCTCCCCGCGGCCGCTGGGCCCGGCTCCGCCCCCGGCGCGGCCTCCCCGGCCGGGCCTTGAatgaccgcccccccccccccccccccccataccgGTACCAAGCCCCCAAccccgccgggcccggctccCCTCCGCCTCGGCCCCTTCGTTCTCCCTGACGGCGCTGGGACCGCCCCGCTCCCGGCTCTGCCCGCTTCGCCCGCCGGGTGGGTGCTGAGgggcccccgggaccccccctgAGCCCGGGCCCGCCTCCCACGGCCCCTTCGGCTGCTCCCCGGCCGCTTCCCCGTTCCCCTCTTCCAGGGCGTCGGGTACCGCCGGGCCGGAGCCGGCAGCGGGAGGGCGATCCGAGGGCTCCCGCGTCCCTCCCGGGTGGGTGCCGTGTCTCCCCGGgctgggcggggcggggggacgaGAGGGGGTGGGCACCCCCGGGGGGCCCCGGTTGTCCTGGCAGGCCGAACTGGCACCCTGGGACGCTCCCGGTCGCGCGGGGTGGGGGTGCCAGTCCCGTGGGGGCATCCCTGGTCCCgtggtggggggggtccccggcccTGACACCGCCCCATCTCCTCTCTCTCCGCAGGGATCTCTGGGGCTCTCCCACGGGAACGCAGCCGGGGGGCCCGGCTGGAGCCATCGGGGcctcgtgcccccccccccccatgcccgcCCTGGCCTGGGGGGGCACCAACTCCTCAGCCAGCCCCCGTGGGGGCCCCCACCGCGGCCACTGCGTCGCTGCCATGTGAGGGGGGGGCACGGCCGGCCCCAcgtctccccccctccctgctgccgTGAGCTCCCCCCTGGTACTGCCATGATGTTCCGGGATCAGGTGGGGATCGTGGCAGGGTGGTTCAAGGGTTGGAACGAGTGCGAGCAGACGGTGGCCCTGCTCTCGCTGCTGAAGCGTGTCACCCGCACACAGGCCCgcttcctccagctctgcctcGAGCACTCACTGGCCGACTGTGCCGACATCCACCTCCTTGAGGCTGAGGCCAACAGCACTGGTGaatggtggtgggggggggggggggcttctcTGGGGCTCCCTGGGTGGATGGGTGGGCTCTGTGGGGGTCCCTGGGTGGATGGGTGGGCTGCCTGGGTGGACAGGCAGGCTTCTTGGGTACCCCTGGGGCTCCCTGGGTGGATGGGTGGGCTGCCTGAGTAGACAGGCAGGCTCCTTGGGGATCCCTGGGTGGACAGGTAGGCTCCCTGGGTGCCCCATGGGGCTTTGTGGAGCCCCTGAGGGCTCTCAGCACACCCGGTGGGTCTCCATGCATCATCCCACCCCCCCTAGGGGCTCCCATGTGGTCCTGGGTGCCCTGTGGGAACTTTATGGGGACCCCAAAAGCTCCCTGGGCACCTGGCGGGGCTCCCCCTTTGTCCCCAGGCACCTCCAGGGTCCCCTCCTGGGTGCCCTTTCTGGTCTCCCTGTGCATTCCTGGGCTAAATTAGGGTAGCTCAGGGGCTCCCCATCTTCCCCAGGGGTTCTGACACCCCCCCCAGGAGTTTTTGTCCCCAGTTTTAGCCCCCTGTATTTGCCATGGGAGAGTTTTGCTCCCCCATTTCCAGtccagggaggggaggggggtttAACTCTGTCTCCCCTCAAAtctctcctccccccctcccccccccccccccatcctgacGAGGTGATTCTGCGTGGGATGCAGCCTTGCTCCCTCCTTGGTGCCGTCCTCCCAGGCTGCGCAGTGATGCTGACACCCCCCTCGcccctttctgctcctcctccccccccccccagccgccatCAGCCAGTGGCCACAGGAGCCGGCGGAGGCAGCAGTGGCCCTGCTCCTGGCCCACCTCCCACTCCTGCAGCCAGGGAACGCCGCTGCAAGGCCGAGTACATGAAGCGGCTGCAGAAAATCCTGGCGTATGCCATCGAGAGCAACCGCTGCGTGGAGGAGAGCCGGCAGCTCCTCTCCTATGCCCTCATCCACCCCGCCACCACCCTGGATGACCGCAGCGCCTTGGCGCTCTGGTTGGGCCACTTAGAGGAGCGTTTGGCtggtggcagcagccccccagcacgGCCCCCCTGCCCCGACGCTCCTCGACGGCCTCCGCCTCCCCACGAGTGGCCTGAGCACGTGGCCCCGGAGCTGGGGCCGGCCTGGCCTGAGGCAGCCCCCCGAGAGAATGGGCACCCGCCCTCCATTCCCCCTGCCAGCGGCAACGGCCTGGGGGGAGCGGGtgagtcgggggggggggacatgacaCATGGACACACAACACGGGGGGGTCTGGAGGGGCctgggggggctgggaaggggtttgggggggacagggaggggacaggaggggatgggggggctgggaaggggctgggggggacagggagggggctggaggggacacTGAGGGCCAAGGAGAGCCTTGGGGAAACGTTAAGGATtgagggggggctggggaagcACCCGGGGGGGGCCACAGAGGacccagggggctggggggagttggctggggaggtgagccagcaggctggggggggggccttGGGGGGGACACTAAAGGCCGAGGAAGGGTCTGGAGGGGACCCAGGTGGCCACAGAGGacttgggggggctgggggggggtcccgcagAGGGGACCCAGGCCCACCCtgacaccttcccccccccccaatccccacagctctgccctgccagctgcaCCCAGCCCGCTGAAGCGTTCCCTCTCACTGGTGCCCAGCAGTCCCCAGGGAGGGGGAAACGAATGGCCGGGGGGGGGTGACGAGCcagctgtccctgtccccccccgcccccctttgGGGACCACGCACCCCTCTCGCCCCAGAGCAGCGTGGCCTCCTCGGGCAGCGAGCAGACTGAGGAGCCGGCTGGCAGCCGCAACACCTTCCAGGAGGATGGCAGCGGCATGAAAGGTGGGGGAcagggcacccatgggtggcGTTGgttgggggggctgtggggacctGTCACCTCATGGCCACCCCCGTGTCACCCCCCCCAAAGATGTCCCCTCCTGGCTGAAGAGCCTGCGGCTGCACAAGTATGCAGCGCTCTTCTCCCAAATGACGTACGAGGAGATGATGACACTGACGGAGCATCACCTTGAGTCACAGGTGAGCCGGGGCATCCCCTCCAGGGACCCCCCCTGTGTCCCCACCACCCCTGGATGaggggacagcccccccccaccccgcctgtCCATCCTCGTCCCCACAGAATGTCACCAAGGGCGCGCGGCACAAGATCGCCCTCAGCATCCAGAAGCTGCGGGAGCGGCAGAGCATCCTCAGGGCGCTGGAGAAGGTGTGATACCAGGGTGGCCCTCGGGTCCCCAGGGGTGGCATTGGGTGGCACCGAAGTGGCCCGGGTTCCCTTCTGCATACTGAGGGCTGGCACAGGGTGTCCCTGTTCCCCctcatgtccctgtgtccctgggGATGGCACAGGGTGTCCCTGGTCACCCcctgtgtccccagggctggtggaggggggggggggtacctgATCCCCCTGAGGTCCCCATGTCTGTGCTCCGCTTGTCCCccacattcccccccccgccccaaccaaTGTGTCCCCGGTCCCCACAGGACATCCTGGAGGGGGGCAACCTGTGGACGGCGCTGCAGGAGCTCCAGCAGATTATGGTGACCCCCATCAAGGCCTTCCGGCCCCCCCTCCCGGGGCCGCTGACGCCTTCGCCCCCCACCCGGCTGCTGATGCTGAAGCCCCCGCTGCCCCTGTCCCCGACGGGGACATCCCAGGGCAGTTCACCCGTGTCATGGGCAAAGGTGAGACCCCCTGATTCATTTGGGGGGAAGGGTcccagggtgctgggtgggggggggtcagggtgcccGGATGCCTGGGTTCCTCTGtgacccccctgccccccctcagTGTGCACCCAGCTGCTGGTGTCACGGCCAGATGAGGAGAACATCACCAGTTACCTCCAGCTCCTCGAGAAGTGCCTGAGCCACGAGGTAcggcaggggccgggggggctgcggggctgtgtgacacacacaccccccccccccccccccatgcccccgtGTGACTCCCCCCCATGTTCGCATGTGCCCCCCCCAGGCATTCACGGAGACACAGAAGAAGAGGCTCCTCTCCTGGAAGCAGCAGGTCCTGAAGCTGCTCCGCGCCTTCCCCAAGAAGGTGCCGCTCGACGGGCCCGGGCCTATCGGCCCCCCCAAGGGGTAGGTGggcgtttgggggggggggggcatggggcagctggtacacctcccccccccccccctcccccccccggtcACTCCATGCACCAGTTTCCCCTTTGGACCCCTGTCCCTCTCCCCAAGTTTACCCCTCTTGGGGTGTTTGGGACCCCCTGGGTGCTATGTTTACCCCCTTGGGACTCCCCTGGGGGGCTCTTGGCCCCCCCCCAGGTGCCTTATTCCCCCCCTTGCACACCCCCAGtgcccaatttcccccccccccccccaaattggggGGGGTCTGAGGGTGTCTCAGCCCCACCGCAGGACACCCCTGTGCCCCCAGTTTGTCCCCTGGGTGCCCCATTTCCTACACCCCTGAGAGTTGGGGTGCCTCATTTTACCCTGGGGGGGCTTAGGGTGagccccccagggctggggcagggtttggggggggggcaggtgccACCCTGATCCCCCCTTGTCCATCCATCCCCCCCAGCTGGGCCTTTGGCTCCAACTCGCTCCCCATAGCTGGCTctgtgggggggggcggggggggcggcgggggcagcgcccCTTCGTTTTGCCCCCCCGTGCGCTGCCCCCCACccacctggggctgctggggcctGCTGGTGGGGCCCCCCATCCCCCGGCCTCCCCTCGGCGGACCCCCCTTTCAGTGCCAGGGACGACAGGTGGGTTATAGGGATGGGCACTGGGGTTCTTTGGGGAggttcctggggggggggtggtggggtagATTCTGGGGTccttggggatgggggggggtcctaggggttggggggggggcaaatgtgTGGGGGTTCTTGAGGGTGAGTGGGGGGGTCAATGCTGGGGGATTGGGGGAGCAGATACTGGGGTCCTACAGGATAGGGCAGGGCCCAACACTGGGGTCCTTGGGGATCTGGTGGGGGGGCAGATGTGGGGGGTCCCTGGGCATTTGGGGGGGTCTTAGGGGTTTGGGGGGCAGATGTGGGGTTCTTTGGGGAtttgttggggtgggggtgggcaggatgaatttgggggttgttttttgggggggcccTCCTGGATGCCAGCATCCCTGTGTTGGGGTCCAGCCCCTCCCACCCTAATAAACACCCTGTCATCGTCCCCCCATCAGAGCCTGTGGTTTGGcagcggggggggccggggggctcccCGGGGAGCCGCAGCGTGGTGCAGCGCACCCACTCGCTGCCCGTCCACACCTCACCCCAGGCCCTGCTCGCCTTCCCCCAGGgtaggtcggggggggggggggggcaaaagcaGGGGGACACCCTGGGGGAGGGGTTGGACCtgtgctttccccccccccaggggtgggggaggatgcctggacccccccccccgggagggtTTGGGAGGGtcaggggtctggggggggggtaGGAGGACTGGGACCCCCTCACCCTTGTGTGTTGTGTGTCCCGTGtgtgtcctgtcccccccccccagagtgTCCCCCTCCCTGGCACTGACCTGGAGATCAACCCCACGCTGGAGTCGCTGTGCCTAAGCATGACGGAGCACGCGCTGGGGCGGTGAGGGgggggcatggggatggggggggaacgGATTGGGGGGGGGCAAAGGCACAGGTGCCtttgggggggacacacaggggaacaaggtgggatggggggggtgttgggggggggacaTGAAGGGATGTGGGCCCCCCCCCAGGTGCCCCCTgacaccccccaccctccctgcaGATGGCACAGACAAGACCTCCACCATCTGATGgcactgccccccccctccccaaatcagggGGTCATCCCCTCCATAACCAGTCACCCTCAGtgcccccccgggggggggacccTAAAATAAGCTGGGGGGAGGGATtaacccccctgccccccctcccccggggggggggaggggcccCCTGTGAGGGagggggctccccagggctgatgaccttgcgggggggggggggggaggttgtggGGGGTCATGTTGACACTACAGGGGCTGTGTGTGGGGGCAGGGCTCTCCCTGCCCCtctttttcgggggggggggggggtgggggggtgggtttcACCATTTCTAATAAACCCcaaatcctgttttttttctgttagggtttttttttgtttctttttttctctcttattattattattttggttggGGGGGCGTGTCACCCTGTCCACCCCCCAAATTTAGGTACATGTTGATGCCCCCCGTGGTGGGGGATGCCCTGGGAACTCCCTCCCCCATTggtacagcccccccccccccccactttgtaCATGTAGTGCCATGGCCCTTTGAGATAGAAACGTTATTTTAGATACATTTTATTACGAATAACTTTTGTTATGACTATGGCTGGTAACCATGACTAtgttattaaagagaaaaaaaaccccaaacaaacctaaAGAAGTGCCTGGTTTTTACCCCAAAAGGGCGATGGGTGGGGAGGGTCCCAGGCTCAACCTTGCTATGAGCTGCTGGAGAATCCCCCTCCCTCAGTCACTGGAGGACTCAGAAGTGTTGCTGGGGCTATCGTCCTCCTCCGAGGCCTCGCTGGGGGCTGAGGCAGGGACAGGGGGGACTGCAGGGGGGCCCcccctcactgccccccccctctgactcttcctcttcttcttcctcctcctcttcctcatagTCATTGTCACTGCCAAAGATCTCCTCCCCGGTCGCGGGCAGCCCGGGCAGCGTCACTGCGCTGGCCCCCTCtgccctcctcttcttcttcagcctcatcctcctcctcactgcGGGCTGAGTCCCCCCGCTCACTGCTGCTTCCCTGAGCCTTCAGCCGCCTCCTCCTTgtcactctcccccccccccgctctcgctgccctgctcctgctcttcaTCTAGAGGGGGAAGAGAttgggggaggtttgggggggcccCCCCAACCCTCTGCCCCCCCCACCGGGGGGGGGTCAAGGGCTCCTCCCTACCCCAGGGGAGCCCCCCTCCCATACCCGAGCCTGCCGCCTCCTCAgcctccatctcctcctcttcctcctcctctggctcGTGGTTCTCCAGCTGCGCCCGCCGTgcctcctggggcagggagggggtcagccagatgcctgggtccccccggggggggggggtgaggggggtccCCAATACCCCCCAAGCCATACCTGggcctccagctccttctcgTTCATGTCACGGTGCTTCACCACCAGCACCGCGTTGGTGCCTGACTGCACCCCCGCCCGTGGCCCGCCGCTTGCTCAGCCGTACcctgggggggggagcagggggggtcAGGtaccccaggacccccccacaTCCCTCCTGACTACCAGGGACCCCCTGGACCCCTCCCAAACTCCACAGAATGCCCAGACCCCCAAAGTTCTCCTCCTCCTGACCCCCCCAGACCCTGAATCCCCCCCCACACTGTCCTGGCAGGTGGGAGGGGGCTCAAGCACCCCCAGGGATCTCCCCACACcacccattcccccccccccccaggctgcacAGGGACACCCAACAAGCCCCCAGGGAagggagggcccccccccccccagtgcccccattACTGGTGCAGGGGGGGCTCCCagtgccgcccccccccccaccctcgtCTCCAGCTCATTGTAGTAGACACCATCACCCTCGCGGAAGATGAAGAAATAATTCTCCTCATAGCCCTTGCTGGCCTTGTTCTTCACATTCCAGTTGTACTCCCGGGCGATCTTGTAGTCGTAcctggtgggggggggagggggaagctgagaagacacccccccaccacctGCCAAAgcagcccccccaaaacctaACAGGCACTGCCAGGACATTGGGTTTGTCCTCCACGAAGCTGTAggacccgcccccccccagctatATGGGCCTCCCCTCCAGATATAGAGGGCCCCCCCATACACATCCTCGGGGACATAatccatctcctcctcctgtcCGCTTCCGCTTGCGCAGCGTCTCCTCCACTGGCAAGAAATAAGCCACAAACTGGTTCCCTTCCTCATCCATCATCCCCCTGCAGGCAGGAACAGGTTaaagggggtgtggggggggggcctggagggaggcagagacccccccccaaaatgtgggGGTCCCCCTCAGCACCTGATCATGGCCTGGGACATCATCTCCAGTGCGGCCAGGCCGCTTGTGTCCTTGGGTGCCGGGTCCGAGTCGAAGATGACTTGGGCACAGGGGTTAATCcacatctgggggggggggggacaacacaaaaagggggggggggtcaacACCTCAAAACCACCATTCTGCCCCAAAAACTGCCTGCTACCCCCCAGATTCCCCCTGTAAGGGGGGgggctctgtgcctcagtttcccctgtaAGACAGTGACACAGAGgtgggggggggatttggggtgtgtccccacacacacacactggggAGTCCCCAACATGTCCCCCCCTGCACCGAGGGGGTCCCCATGGTGTTCCCCCTACCTTGAAGTCGGGGAAGACA is part of the Harpia harpyja isolate bHarHar1 chromosome W unlocalized genomic scaffold, bHarHar1 primary haplotype SUPER_W_unloc_1, whole genome shotgun sequence genome and encodes:
- the LOC128138125 gene encoding LOW QUALITY PROTEIN: leucine-rich repeat and fibronectin type III domain-containing protein 1-like (The sequence of the model RefSeq protein was modified relative to this genomic sequence to represent the inferred CDS: deleted 19 bases in 15 codons); amino-acid sequence: MAKLLVPLVMLGAVAGSHRCPPRCLCPAAAPNPTSSAARTGLLAVPTTLDRAAVELRLADNFIGAVGRADFANMSSLVHLTLSRNGLRRLAPGAFADLCALRALHLDGNRLPALSGAQLRGLASLRHLILANNQLAAIEPAAFAAFAATVEDLDLSHNKFAALPWEAVAGMASLATLTLDHNLLERGPRRGGGGRLPRLARLDLTDSTALRALPPVPGPPGPSLAAGGNPLHCKLRAAVVCAVCAQPGRLESCASPPPLAGRLLWAVPEEELACRAPAHHRRRAADPAAVLEGQPLRLGCAAAGDPPPVLHWLGPDGRGWCRTGRRAVWPDGSLELAVATLRDHGAFTCVASNAAGEAAARVQVAILPLPVPQRDGGRGRRSRGPGPSDMAHGQRATSHGWRGERRIVAAELTASSARIRWLPQRHVPSIRMFQIQYNSSLDDSLVYRLLPPSSRSFVLRDLAAGREYDLCISALYTEGGDGTPPPAPFGCVHFTTASRAPGCATPPDPIFWGGTVIIIIGTAIAASVLVFILILTARYKAAAARRPPAAVASVCSQTNGTHRPPEPEPPPPLPPTLPPPRHPGAAGGGGTGGSSPATANPRRARTRRHGSLPTLDLPDTAPTLRPSFGSTHWMLESTVLGGGRGQAAP
- the LOC128138087 gene encoding LOW QUALITY PROTEIN: protein Smaug homolog 2-like (The sequence of the model RefSeq protein was modified relative to this genomic sequence to represent the inferred CDS: inserted 3 bases in 3 codons; deleted 7 bases in 4 codons), producing the protein MMFRDQVGIVAGWFKGWNECEQTVALLSLLKRVTRTQARFLQLCLEHSLADCADIHLLEAEANSTAAISQWPQEPAEAAVALLLAHLPLLQPGNAAXKAEYMKRLQKILAYAIESNRCVEESRQLLSYALIHPATTLDDRSALALWLGHLEERLAGGSSPPARPPCPDAPRRPPPPHEWPEHVAPELGPAWPEAAPRENGHPPSIPPASGNGLGGAALPCQLHPXPLKRSLSLVPSSPQGGGNEWPGGGDEPAPCPPPPPFGDHAPLSPQSSVASSGSEQTEEPAGSRNTFQEDGSGMKDVPSWLKSLRLHKYAALFSQMTYEEMMTLTEHHLESQNVTKGARHKIALSIQKLRERQSILRALEKDILEGGNLWTALQELQQIMVTPIKAFRPXPPGAADAFAPHPAADAEAPAAPVPDGDIPGQFTRVMGKVCTQLLVSRPDEENITSYLQLLEKCLSHEAFTETQKKRLLSWKQQVLKLLRAFPKKVPLDGPGPIGPPKGWAFGSNSLPIAGSVGGGGGRRGQRPFVLPPRALPPTHLGLLGPAGGAPIPRPPLGGPPFQCQGRQSLWFGSGGGGGSPGSRSVVQRTHSLPVHTSPQALLAFPQGSVPLPGTDLEINPTLESLCLSMTEHALGR
- the LOC128138133 gene encoding LOW QUALITY PROTEIN: RNA polymerase II-associated factor 1 homolog (The sequence of the model RefSeq protein was modified relative to this genomic sequence to represent the inferred CDS: inserted 8 bases in 5 codons; deleted 3 bases in 3 codons), which gives rise to MAPTIQTQAQREEPGHRPNSHRTLPERSGVVCRVKYCNSLPDIPFDPKFITYPFDQNRFVQYKATSLEKQHKHDLLTEPDXGVTIDLINPDTYRIDPSVLLDPXDEKLLEEEIQAPTSSKRSQQHAKVVPWMRKTEYISTEFNRYGVSNEKPEVKIGVSVKQQFTEEEIYKDRDSQIAAIEKTFEDAQKAITQHYSKPRVTPVEVMPVFPDFKMWINPCAQVIFDSDPAPKDTSGLAALEMMSQAMIRGMMDEEGNQFVAYFLPVEETLRKRKRXQEEEMDYVPEDVYDYKIAREYNWNVKNKASKGYEENYFFIFREGDGVYYNELETRVRLSKRRARAGVQSGTNAVLVVKHRDMNEKELEAQEARRAQLENHEPEEEEEEEMEAEEAAGSDEEQEQGSESXGGGESDKEEAAEGSGXSSSERGDSARSEEEDEAEEEEEGRGGQRSDAARAARDREEIFGSDNDYEEEEEEEEEEESEGGGSEGGPPCSPPCPASAPSEASEEDDSPSNTSESSSD